One Megamonas hypermegale genomic window carries:
- a CDS encoding aspartate kinase, which yields MALIVKKFGGSSVGSTEKIKAVAQRILDEKQPGDKIVVVVSAMGDTTDDLIKLAKGITKDPYQYTREMDMLLTTGEQVSISLLTMAFKALGQKAVSLTGSLAGVKTNSVHTKGKIKDIQPKRIFDELDKGNIVIVAGFQGCNELGDPVTLGRGGSDTSAVALAGAMKADVCEIYTDVDGVYSADPRVVKNARKMKEITYYEMLEMARLGAGVMQPRSVETGQMYNIPIHVRSTFTNKPGTIIREEYTMEEKEFIIRGVADDTNVAKIAVLGIPNTPGIAYSIFSKLAENNIDVDMIVQSIRNVEKNVTDMVFTTTLDDLNNAKQIIDKVADQLNAVAVLIETDVAKVSIVGAGMLGNPGIASRMFKALSENGINIDVISTSEISISCLIKAEKIKEAVNAIHNEFFKD from the coding sequence ATGGCATTAATTGTAAAAAAATTTGGTGGCAGCTCTGTTGGTAGCACTGAAAAAATAAAAGCTGTTGCTCAACGTATTTTAGATGAAAAACAACCCGGCGACAAAATTGTTGTTGTCGTTTCTGCTATGGGTGATACTACTGACGATTTAATTAAATTGGCTAAAGGTATTACAAAAGACCCATATCAATATACTCGTGAAATGGATATGTTGCTTACTACTGGCGAACAGGTTTCAATTTCTCTTTTAACTATGGCTTTTAAAGCTTTAGGACAAAAAGCTGTATCTCTTACAGGTTCTCTTGCTGGTGTAAAAACTAATTCCGTACACACTAAAGGAAAAATCAAAGATATCCAGCCTAAACGTATTTTCGATGAACTGGATAAAGGCAATATCGTCATCGTTGCTGGTTTCCAAGGCTGCAATGAACTCGGCGACCCTGTAACACTCGGCCGTGGTGGTTCTGATACTTCTGCTGTTGCCCTTGCTGGTGCAATGAAAGCTGATGTATGCGAAATTTATACAGACGTTGATGGCGTTTATTCCGCTGACCCACGTGTTGTAAAAAATGCTCGTAAAATGAAAGAAATTACTTATTATGAAATGTTGGAAATGGCACGTCTCGGTGCTGGCGTTATGCAGCCACGTTCCGTTGAAACTGGCCAGATGTACAATATACCAATTCATGTAAGATCCACATTCACAAACAAACCAGGTACAATTATTAGGGAGGAATATACAATGGAAGAAAAAGAGTTTATTATCAGAGGAGTTGCAGATGATACTAATGTAGCAAAAATCGCTGTACTGGGTATTCCAAATACTCCTGGTATCGCTTACTCTATCTTCTCCAAACTTGCTGAAAATAATATCGACGTTGATATGATTGTTCAAAGCATCCGCAACGTAGAAAAAAATGTTACAGATATGGTATTCACTACAACACTTGATGACCTCAACAATGCAAAACAAATCATCGATAAAGTAGCAGACCAATTAAATGCTGTTGCAGTATTGATTGAAACTGATGTTGCTAAAGTATCCATCGTTGGTGCTGGCATGCTCGGCAACCCTGGTATCGCATCTAGAATGTTTAAAGCTTTATCTGAAAACGGCATCAATATTGATGTTATCAGCACTTCTGAAATCAGCATTTCATGCTTAATCAAAGCTGAAAAAATCAAAGAAGCTGTAAACGCTATTCATAACGAATTCTTCAAAGATTAA